One window from the genome of Anopheles coluzzii chromosome X, AcolN3, whole genome shotgun sequence encodes:
- the LOC125906705 gene encoding E3 SUMO-protein ligase ZBED1-like → MMAPTNATTSPVWDHFSPVETGAKCLYCLKVFKYTKGTTSNLKRHLNLVHKTVPYLKQKQPIPQTINIDDEAGPSAVNFQPSNQYFNSNMSIQGYLKKPINSETKKVLDRMLLDLICKECLPFNLVESEIFKKFVYTLNPNYIMPTRKSLSNALLPSVYNQEFEKAKEKLSTAKAIAITSDGWTNLNQISFFALTGHYIDENCKLSSILIECSEFENPHSGRNIANWIQGTLNKFDIEDKIVAMVTDNASNMKAASTELNFCHIPCFAHTLNLIVRDAIKKSVLPVVEEVKRVVMLFKKSPKASQMLADTQKKLNLDQLKMIQEVSTRWNSGYDMLNRFYKNKIALLSCADSLKMKISLESHDWEAIEQIVRVLKYFYSATNIVSAQKYITISHVGLLCNVLLTKTSQFRNDEDIAENIQNLVALLIEGLQNKLKIYRSNEQILKSMILDPRIKQLGFQDDVEKFKNICESIISELLPLQKPAVEVEKVVKKVSKDVDMLFGDLFKNKGAQNYKTPRQIAENELHQYLSVENIDLENDPLLWWKEHQVLYPSLYTLAMSTLCIPGTSVPCERLFSKAGQIYSEKRSRLAPKKLQEILFIQQNA, encoded by the coding sequence ATGATGGCTCCaacaaacgcaacaacaaGCCCTGTCTGGGATCATTTTAGTCCGGTAGAAACTGGCGCAAAGTGCCTTTATTGTTTAAAGGTGTTTAAGTATACTAAAGGAACTACTTCGAACTTGAAGCGGCATTTGAATTTAGTGCATAAAACTGTGCCGTatttaaagcaaaagcaaCCAATTCCTCAAACTATTAACATAGACGATGAAGCGGGACCTTCTGCTGTAAACTTTCAGCCATCAAAtcaatatttcaattcaaatatGAGCATACAGGGTTACCTGAAGAAACCCATTAATAGCGAGACTAAAAAGGTTTTAGATAGAATGTTGCTAGATCTAATTTGCaaagaatgtttgccatttaATTTAGTAGAaagtgaaattttcaaaaaattcGTTTATACATTAAATCCGAACTATATTATGCCTACACGAAAAAGTTTATCAAACGCCCTACTACCAAGCGTATATAATCAAGAATTTGAAAAGGCTAAAGAGAAATTATCGACCGCCAAAGCTATAGCTATTACGTCGGATGGATGGACAAACCTGAACCAAATAAGTTTTTTTGCCTTAACAGGTCATTATATCGACGAAAATTGCAAACTTAGTTCTATTTTGATAGAATGCTCGGAATTTGAAAATCCTCATAGTGGTAGGAATATAGCTAATTGGATTCAAggtaccttgaacaaatttgaCATAGAGGATAAGATTGTTGCAATGGTTACTGACAATGCTTCCAATATGAAAGCGGCATCAACTGAGTTGAATTTTTGTCACATACCATGTTTTGCACATACGTTAAATTTGATTGTTCGAGatgctataaaaaaaagtgtgctACCAGTTGTAGAAGAGGTAAAAAGAGTAGTAATGTTATTTAAGAAAAGTCCAAAAGCCTCACAAATGCTAGCtgatacacaaaaaaagctcaatTTAGATCAATTGAAAATGATACAAGAAGTGTCAACGCGATGGAATTCGGGGTATGATATGCTTAATCGATTTTATAAGAACAAAATTGCATTACTCTCCTGTGCAGatagtttgaaaatgaaaatatcttTAGAATCTCATGATTGGGAAGCAATTGAACAAATTGTGAGGGTTCTAAAATATTTCTATTCTGCTACAAATATTGTATCCGCCCAAAAATACATAACCATTTCACATGTGGGATTACTATGCAATGTGCTGTTAACCAAAACATCACAGTTTAGAAATGATGAGGATATAGcagaaaacattcaaaatttaGTAGCTTTGCTCATTGAAGGTCTACAAAACAAGCTAAAAATTTATCGTTCCAATGAGCAGATACTTAAATCTATGATATTAGATCCTAGGATTAAACAACTTGGCTTTCAAGACGATgtggaaaaattcaaaaacatatGTGAATCAATTATATCTGAGCTGCTTCCGTTGCAAAAGCCCGCAGTAGAAGTCGAAAAAGTAGTAAAAAAAGTTAGCAAGGATGTGGACATGCTTTTCGGcgatttatttaaaaacaaggGAGCTCAAAACTACAAAACACCTAGACAAATAGCTGAGAATGAACTACATCAATATTTAAGCGttgaaaatattgatttaGAAAATGATCCGCTTCTTTGGTGGAAAGAACATCAAGTTCTTTATCCATCATTGTATACTCTTGCCATGAGCACTTTATGCATTCCCGGAACGTCCGTTCCATGTGAAAGGCTTTTTTCTAAAGCGGGACAGATATACTCTGAAAAAAGATCTCGACTAGCGCCAAAAAAATTGCAGgaaatattgtttattcaaCAAAATGCATAA